A single genomic interval of Rosistilla ulvae harbors:
- a CDS encoding DNA-directed RNA polymerase subunit alpha C-terminal domain-containing protein, whose translation MAEAHMLDLKETLLSNASFGPQEIYVIRQAISDDFTHFTELKEGVGLLEQDTERTPASQTRLGIGQFLLGRFQDAKQTLQSADGGALAQFYIGRCHFEHCEYAEAMASFEAARTAGYNADECNLAIAAVHRYMGDAEQALATLDNMFGPVEQSAEYLYQRGATVASLGGNLPEAVALYERAIQANPQHAGALFGLAVENDRHGNDDTALELYERASKAFPTGVGVLINLGLMSEDRNDFGKAQLCYKRILDCYPDHPQARLYMKDASASGNVLYDEETQRRNDRLAQVLNISVANFELSVRSRNCLTKMGIDTLGDLTRTSEAELLASKNFGETSLYEIREILSSKGLTLGQFAHEKKTAEPPVDTSHLSPAEQALLDRPISDLNLSVRARKCMVRLGLNTIGELLRKTADELLECKNFGVTSLVEIREKLEQHNLTLRGE comes from the coding sequence ATGGCTGAAGCTCACATGCTCGATCTGAAGGAGACGTTGCTTTCCAACGCGTCTTTTGGACCACAAGAAATCTATGTGATCCGTCAAGCAATTTCCGATGATTTCACGCATTTCACGGAACTCAAGGAAGGCGTTGGGCTGCTGGAACAAGACACCGAACGAACACCTGCGTCGCAAACGCGATTGGGTATCGGGCAGTTTTTGTTGGGGCGTTTCCAGGACGCCAAGCAGACCCTGCAATCGGCCGATGGCGGTGCGTTGGCTCAGTTCTACATTGGTCGCTGCCATTTCGAGCATTGCGAATACGCCGAAGCGATGGCTTCGTTCGAAGCGGCCAGAACCGCTGGCTACAACGCCGACGAATGCAATTTGGCGATCGCTGCGGTCCATCGTTACATGGGCGATGCGGAACAGGCATTGGCGACTTTGGACAACATGTTCGGTCCCGTCGAACAATCGGCTGAATATCTGTATCAGCGTGGCGCAACTGTCGCCTCGTTGGGTGGTAATCTGCCCGAAGCGGTTGCGTTGTATGAGCGAGCGATTCAAGCGAACCCACAGCACGCAGGGGCTCTGTTTGGTCTGGCCGTCGAGAACGATCGCCACGGCAACGACGATACCGCTTTGGAACTTTACGAACGCGCTTCGAAAGCCTTTCCAACCGGCGTCGGCGTACTGATCAACTTGGGCCTGATGAGCGAAGATCGCAACGATTTTGGCAAGGCTCAATTGTGCTACAAGCGAATTCTCGATTGCTATCCCGACCATCCACAGGCTCGCCTGTATATGAAGGATGCTTCGGCGTCGGGCAACGTTTTGTACGACGAGGAAACTCAGCGTCGAAACGATCGTTTGGCTCAAGTTCTGAACATCTCGGTCGCAAACTTCGAACTGTCGGTTCGCAGCCGAAACTGTCTGACCAAGATGGGCATCGATACGCTGGGCGATTTGACCCGCACCAGCGAAGCGGAACTGCTGGCCAGCAAGAACTTTGGCGAAACCAGTCTCTACGAAATTCGTGAGATCTTGAGCAGCAAGGGGCTGACCCTGGGCCAGTTCGCTCACGAGAAGAAGACCGCCGAACCGCCTGTCGACACGTCGCACCTGTCGCCTGCTGAGCAAGCGTTGTTGGATCGTCCGATCTCCGATCTGAATCTGTCGGTTCGTGCTCGCAAGTGCATGGTCCGTTTGGGATTGAACACGATCGGCGAATTGCTTCGCAAAACCGCCGACGAACTGCTCGAATGCAAGAACTTCGGTGTGACCAGCTTGGTTGAGATTCGCGAGAAGCTCGAACAGCACAATCTCACGCTTCGCGGCGAGTAA
- the amaB gene encoding L-piperidine-6-carboxylate dehydrogenase produces MIHTRAQSILLDLGIHTEPKGLAVGNRWVAGHGPTFSAHSPIDGVELASLTVASPDQVSQATSAAREAFVSWRVVPAPVRGELVRRIGDRLRHHKSDLAELVSWETGKITQESLGEVQEMIDVCDFAVGLSRQLYGRTIASERPLHRLTEQWHPLGPVGVISAFNFPVAVWAWNTMIALVCGDPVVWKPSEKGTLCAIACHSIAAGVAAEMPEAHQGLLSLVIGDAETGKAIADSPDLPLVSATGSVPMGRDVAVRVARRLGRSLLELGGNNGMIVAPSADLELATRSILFAAVGTCGQRCTSLRRLYVHDSIADPMAEQLKKLYARLPIGDPTTDGTLVGPLIDERAILAMQDALAAAREQGGTIFGGDQITNQVPAGGFYVRPAIVEIAADAPIVQQETFAPILYLMRYSDLDDAIAMHNGVPQGLASAILTNDVREAELFCSPAGSDCGIANVNIGTSGAEIGGAFGGEKETGGGRESGSDSWKAYMRRATNTVNYSPELPLAQGIQFDLD; encoded by the coding sequence ATGATCCATACACGTGCCCAATCGATCCTGCTCGATTTAGGGATCCACACAGAACCAAAAGGGCTTGCCGTCGGCAACCGCTGGGTCGCCGGGCACGGGCCGACATTCTCCGCCCATTCGCCGATCGATGGCGTCGAACTCGCGTCGCTGACCGTCGCATCGCCAGACCAAGTTAGCCAGGCGACCTCTGCGGCCCGCGAAGCGTTTGTCTCTTGGCGCGTTGTCCCCGCGCCGGTCCGAGGCGAATTGGTCCGCCGAATCGGCGACCGACTGCGGCATCATAAATCGGATTTGGCCGAACTGGTCAGTTGGGAAACGGGCAAGATCACCCAGGAATCCTTGGGCGAAGTCCAGGAGATGATCGACGTCTGCGATTTCGCCGTGGGGCTCAGCCGGCAACTCTACGGCAGGACAATCGCCAGCGAACGGCCGCTGCACCGACTGACCGAGCAATGGCATCCGCTGGGCCCCGTCGGCGTGATCAGCGCTTTCAACTTCCCCGTCGCCGTCTGGGCATGGAACACGATGATCGCTCTGGTCTGTGGCGATCCGGTGGTCTGGAAGCCTTCGGAAAAGGGAACGCTGTGCGCCATCGCCTGCCACAGCATCGCAGCGGGCGTTGCCGCGGAGATGCCCGAAGCCCACCAGGGCCTGTTGAGCCTGGTGATCGGCGATGCAGAGACCGGCAAAGCGATCGCCGATTCGCCCGACCTGCCGTTGGTTTCGGCAACCGGCTCGGTCCCGATGGGCCGCGACGTCGCTGTCCGCGTTGCCCGGCGACTAGGCCGGTCGCTGTTGGAACTCGGGGGCAACAACGGCATGATCGTTGCGCCGTCGGCCGACTTGGAACTGGCAACACGCTCGATTCTCTTTGCCGCCGTCGGCACCTGCGGCCAGCGATGCACTTCGCTGCGTAGACTGTATGTTCACGATTCGATCGCCGATCCGATGGCAGAACAGTTGAAAAAACTCTACGCCCGACTCCCGATCGGCGATCCAACAACCGACGGAACCCTGGTCGGCCCACTGATCGATGAACGAGCGATACTGGCGATGCAAGACGCACTGGCGGCGGCCCGAGAGCAGGGTGGGACGATATTCGGAGGGGACCAGATTACCAACCAAGTCCCTGCCGGCGGGTTTTACGTTCGCCCGGCAATCGTTGAAATCGCGGCCGATGCGCCGATCGTGCAACAAGAAACCTTCGCACCGATTCTTTATCTGATGCGATATAGCGATCTGGACGATGCGATCGCGATGCACAACGGTGTCCCGCAGGGACTCGCTTCGGCAATCCTGACCAACGACGTCCGTGAAGCGGAACTGTTCTGTTCCCCAGCCGGATCGGATTGCGGAATCGCAAATGTCAACATTGGGACCAGCGGCGCCGAGATCGGCGGCGCGTTTGGCGGCGAGAAAGAGACCGGCGGCGGACGTGAATCGGGAAGCGATTCCTGGAAGGCGTACATGCGGCGGGCGACCAACACTGTCAACTACAGCCCCGAACTGCCGTTGGCTCAAGGGATCCAGTTCGACCTGGACTAA
- the dmeF gene encoding CDF family Co(II)/Ni(II) efflux transporter DmeF — MSKQELSAWHDDHSFGQDQKRPGEMRTIIVIAITLTMMVVEIVAGQVYDSMALLADGLHMGSHAAALTISVFAYIYARRYAHDTWYSFGTGKVNALGGFSGALLLGVFSLLMVWESVHRMLDPVEISFNQAILVAVVGLVVNALCAMVLGHSHDHGDGSSCSHDHDHNLKAAYLHVLADALTSVLAIAALLAGKFWGWAILDPVIGIVGAVVVARWSVSLLRSTSDVLLDRQATDHVLGRIRSAIEDDDHNVVDLHVWSIGPGMYATEIIIVSSNPVSPGEFKKMLPDDLSIAHAAVEVHHRESGVGAAN; from the coding sequence ATGAGCAAGCAAGAATTGTCGGCTTGGCACGACGACCATTCCTTCGGGCAGGATCAGAAAAGGCCCGGAGAGATGCGGACGATCATCGTGATCGCCATCACGTTGACGATGATGGTCGTCGAGATCGTGGCCGGCCAGGTCTACGATTCGATGGCGCTGTTAGCGGATGGGTTGCACATGGGGTCGCATGCGGCGGCGCTGACGATCTCTGTCTTCGCGTACATTTATGCCCGGCGTTACGCTCACGATACCTGGTACAGCTTTGGGACGGGGAAGGTCAACGCGTTGGGCGGGTTCTCCGGCGCATTGTTGCTGGGTGTTTTCTCGCTGCTGATGGTTTGGGAAAGTGTCCACCGGATGCTTGATCCGGTCGAAATTTCTTTTAACCAAGCGATCTTGGTCGCCGTGGTTGGACTGGTCGTCAACGCGCTGTGTGCGATGGTGCTTGGGCATTCACACGATCATGGTGACGGATCGAGTTGCAGCCACGATCACGACCATAATTTGAAAGCCGCCTACCTGCATGTTCTGGCCGACGCGCTGACCAGCGTGTTGGCGATCGCCGCCCTGTTGGCTGGCAAGTTCTGGGGCTGGGCGATCCTCGATCCCGTGATTGGAATCGTCGGAGCTGTCGTGGTCGCAAGGTGGTCGGTCAGCCTGCTTCGTTCGACCAGCGATGTCTTGCTGGACCGGCAAGCGACCGACCATGTGTTGGGTCGGATTCGCAGCGCGATCGAAGACGATGACCACAATGTGGTCGATCTGCATGTCTGGTCGATCGGGCCGGGAATGTACGCAACCGAGATCATCATCGTGTCGTCGAATCCCGTGTCGCCGGGGGAGTTCAAGAAGATGCTTCCCGACGACCTGTCGATCGCGCACGCCGCAGTGGAAGTGCATCACCGGGAGTCGGGCGTGGGGGCGGCGAATTGA
- a CDS encoding carboxypeptidase-like regulatory domain-containing protein — translation MTHFRILACSIVVACASIASAQTDPGTTHQALDPLLAQQWVQLDSTGTLHGRVDVPVAGSLRRADLARIALIPLGGGESATTLRGRTTLEGGFAIENVPSGTYALVVHGTNIFATYTLHVLPSSGNGVAADQTSGLQVLAARTNSKFVMQRVRSYIPLQPALPYAIHQFTTDPIRERKPAGEGQVFANAAGTVTGRLALPAGNDGKVHPMRNMNVVVVQGDKSVAMASVGEDGRFSIPQLTPGSYGLIAAGESGFAAVGFEVMMPSNAMQSNATTHLVSFHAAVGETELNTEIVPSFAMEQIESEVKSDENGELEEIGEAVALDEFGWPVDPNAAPTGPNPAGSAQAGSTMTGGGGGGGGGGAGGLEGLGALGIAAAALATQNSNNVASPASP, via the coding sequence ATGACTCATTTCCGAATACTCGCTTGTTCGATCGTGGTTGCCTGTGCCTCGATAGCCAGCGCACAGACCGATCCCGGAACCACGCACCAGGCACTCGACCCGCTACTTGCCCAACAATGGGTTCAGCTCGATTCAACGGGAACTCTGCACGGCCGCGTCGACGTTCCCGTTGCTGGCAGCTTGCGACGGGCCGATTTGGCGCGGATCGCGCTGATCCCGCTCGGTGGCGGCGAATCGGCGACGACACTGCGCGGCCGAACGACGCTCGAAGGGGGCTTTGCCATCGAGAACGTTCCCAGCGGCACCTATGCCCTGGTTGTTCATGGCACCAACATTTTCGCGACCTACACCCTGCACGTCCTGCCTAGCAGCGGCAACGGTGTCGCTGCCGATCAGACCAGCGGCCTGCAAGTGCTCGCCGCGCGGACCAACAGCAAATTCGTGATGCAACGCGTTCGCAGCTACATTCCGCTGCAGCCCGCGCTGCCCTACGCAATCCATCAATTCACGACCGATCCAATTCGTGAGCGTAAGCCCGCGGGCGAAGGGCAAGTCTTTGCCAACGCCGCCGGCACCGTGACCGGACGCCTGGCGTTGCCCGCAGGCAACGACGGCAAGGTCCACCCCATGCGGAACATGAATGTAGTGGTCGTCCAAGGAGACAAATCGGTCGCGATGGCTTCGGTTGGCGAGGACGGGCGGTTCTCGATCCCTCAACTGACCCCAGGATCGTACGGTTTGATCGCGGCAGGTGAATCGGGTTTCGCAGCGGTCGGATTCGAAGTGATGATGCCAAGCAACGCCATGCAAAGCAACGCGACGACGCATCTGGTCTCGTTCCACGCCGCAGTGGGTGAAACGGAACTGAACACCGAAATCGTCCCCAGCTTTGCGATGGAACAAATCGAAAGCGAAGTCAAATCCGACGAAAATGGCGAACTGGAAGAGATCGGCGAAGCAGTCGCGTTGGACGAATTCGGATGGCCCGTCGATCCCAACGCAGCCCCAACCGGACCAAATCCTGCAGGTTCGGCTCAAGCCGGCTCCACCATGACCGGTGGTGGCGGAGGCGGCGGCGGAGGTGGTGCTGGCGGCCTGGAAGGACTTGGCGCTTTGGGAATTGCCGCTGCGGCCTTGGCAACTCAAAACAGCAACAACGTCGCTAGCCCAGCGTCACCATAA
- a CDS encoding acyl-CoA synthetase family protein, translating to MSLDTAIAEAKATLDAHTHEIVQWHFHESTGSPFWLQKKSELKFDPLTEVKCFDDLKKFPLFEDDWLRGGPVRRWVPKGYENEPVYVFETGGTTGVPKSRVVMRDHWIDYEMFSDTLPEEHFPKGANWLMLGPSGPRRLRLAVEHLAQHRGGICFCVDLDPRWVVKLIKKGWMEHLEEYKKHCIDQAITILTAGHDIQCMFTTPKLLESLGDALEERGSSIQEMGIKGIFSGGTEFTPQWTRYAVEELLGGSPEEGGVYMTPTYGNTLMGLACSKPITAAEQYKISYYAPQPRAATEVVEFEDHTQVVSMGGTGRVKLYTLTKEFFVPGFLERDEGEREAPFDKFPWDGVSGVRPFHELASATTVGVY from the coding sequence ATGAGTTTAGATACAGCCATTGCAGAGGCCAAAGCGACGCTGGACGCTCACACGCACGAGATCGTTCAGTGGCACTTCCACGAATCGACGGGAAGCCCTTTCTGGTTGCAGAAGAAAAGCGAACTGAAGTTCGATCCGTTGACCGAAGTCAAATGTTTCGACGACCTGAAGAAGTTCCCGCTGTTTGAAGACGATTGGTTGCGTGGCGGTCCGGTTCGCCGTTGGGTCCCCAAGGGCTACGAAAACGAACCGGTCTACGTCTTCGAGACCGGCGGAACGACCGGTGTCCCCAAGAGTCGTGTTGTGATGCGCGATCACTGGATCGATTACGAGATGTTCAGCGACACGCTGCCCGAGGAGCACTTCCCCAAGGGAGCGAACTGGTTGATGCTGGGCCCAAGCGGTCCGCGACGCTTGCGATTGGCTGTCGAACACCTGGCGCAACACCGCGGCGGAATCTGCTTCTGCGTCGATCTCGATCCACGCTGGGTTGTCAAGCTGATCAAAAAGGGCTGGATGGAACACCTGGAAGAATACAAGAAGCACTGCATCGACCAAGCGATCACGATCCTGACCGCGGGGCATGACATCCAGTGCATGTTCACGACGCCCAAGTTGTTGGAATCGTTAGGCGATGCCTTGGAAGAACGCGGCAGCAGCATTCAAGAGATGGGCATCAAGGGGATCTTCTCTGGCGGCACCGAGTTCACGCCTCAGTGGACGCGGTACGCGGTCGAGGAATTGTTAGGCGGTTCGCCCGAAGAGGGTGGCGTTTACATGACGCCAACCTACGGCAACACGCTGATGGGACTGGCGTGCAGCAAACCGATCACCGCCGCCGAACAGTACAAGATCAGCTACTACGCTCCGCAACCGCGAGCGGCGACCGAAGTGGTTGAGTTCGAAGATCACACGCAGGTCGTCAGCATGGGCGGCACCGGACGCGTGAAGTTGTACACATTGACGAAAGAGTTCTTTGTTCCCGGCTTCCTGGAACGCGACGAGGGAGAACGCGAAGCTCCGTTCGACAAGTTCCCATGGGACGGTGTCAGCGGCGTTCGACCGTTCCACGAACTGGCTTCGGCCACGACCGTCGGCGTCTACTAA
- a CDS encoding aldehyde dehydrogenase family protein, which produces MLQLPALRWGKPYESLEKQEVVHFNTGEPIAMVNQVGGGIVQRDLRKSQNARDALRKIPTDELMGMCKKAAELFENAELPMGDSTQTVDQFVHQQSASTGLPEHMCRANLKKNSFCLANMDKILDALTRGLDRNIFTRGYGEEGRGVIVSYQATTPILGAVLPNNSPGVHTLWLPAVALQVGLALKPGSQEPWTPYRMVAAFIEAGIPAEAFSLYPGGHDAGGALLAKCSRSMVFGSAQTLAQYADNPRVQAHGPGFSKIILGDDVVDQWEDYLDMMVESVAINSGRSCINCSGIWASRHTREIGEAIAKRIGPIDVKPPTDPTAELAAFTMKQMALGTWAMVEQDLQEEGVTDLTAEYGDKLIEKERCAYLRPMVVHADSPDRGVAAKEYMFPFVSVVQCPQADMLRRIGPTLVGTVITNNEDLIRQAGDSTDIDRLNIGPIATNRLNWLQPHEGNIIDFLYRSRAYQVADTPVAAAGGRSSHLM; this is translated from the coding sequence ATGTTACAATTGCCCGCTCTGCGTTGGGGAAAACCTTACGAATCGCTCGAAAAGCAAGAAGTCGTCCACTTCAACACCGGCGAACCGATCGCGATGGTCAACCAGGTCGGTGGCGGGATCGTGCAACGCGATTTGCGAAAATCGCAGAACGCTCGTGACGCGCTGCGAAAAATCCCCACCGATGAATTGATGGGGATGTGCAAGAAAGCGGCTGAGTTGTTCGAGAACGCCGAGTTGCCGATGGGCGATTCGACGCAGACCGTCGACCAGTTCGTGCACCAGCAATCGGCTAGCACCGGCCTGCCGGAGCACATGTGTCGCGCGAACCTGAAGAAAAATTCGTTCTGCTTGGCCAACATGGATAAGATCCTCGACGCGCTCACCCGCGGACTGGATCGCAACATCTTCACCCGCGGCTACGGCGAAGAGGGTCGCGGCGTGATCGTCAGCTACCAAGCAACAACTCCAATCCTCGGGGCCGTGTTGCCAAACAATTCGCCCGGCGTGCACACGTTGTGGTTGCCTGCGGTCGCGCTGCAGGTCGGATTGGCTCTGAAACCGGGTTCGCAAGAACCGTGGACTCCGTACCGCATGGTCGCCGCATTTATCGAAGCGGGAATTCCAGCCGAAGCGTTTTCGCTGTACCCCGGCGGACACGACGCTGGCGGCGCGCTGTTGGCGAAATGCTCGCGATCGATGGTCTTCGGCAGCGCTCAAACGCTTGCTCAATACGCCGACAACCCTCGCGTCCAAGCCCACGGCCCAGGATTCTCGAAGATCATCCTGGGAGACGATGTCGTCGACCAATGGGAAGATTATCTGGACATGATGGTCGAAAGCGTCGCGATCAACTCCGGCCGCAGCTGCATCAACTGCTCGGGCATCTGGGCCAGCCGCCACACCCGCGAGATCGGTGAAGCGATCGCCAAACGGATCGGCCCGATCGACGTCAAACCGCCGACCGACCCGACCGCCGAACTGGCTGCGTTCACGATGAAGCAGATGGCGCTCGGAACGTGGGCGATGGTGGAACAAGACCTCCAAGAAGAAGGGGTCACCGATCTGACGGCCGAATACGGCGACAAACTGATCGAAAAAGAACGCTGTGCCTACCTGCGACCGATGGTCGTGCACGCCGATTCGCCCGATCGCGGCGTCGCGGCGAAGGAGTACATGTTCCCCTTCGTCAGCGTCGTTCAGTGCCCTCAAGCCGACATGCTGCGTCGCATCGGCCCAACTTTGGTTGGCACCGTGATCACCAACAACGAGGATCTGATCCGCCAAGCGGGGGACAGCACCGATATCGATCGCTTGAACATCGGCCCGATCGCCACAAACCGCCTGAATTGGCTGCAACCACACGAAGGAAACATCATCGATTTCCTCTACCGATCGCGTGCGTATCAGGTTGCCGATACGCCGGTTGCCGCTGCTGGGGGCCGATCCAGCCACCTGATGTAG
- a CDS encoding 2-oxoacid:acceptor oxidoreductase subunit alpha encodes MSVQPEGQLIADKEISEVDGITVRLAGDSGDGMQLLGTQLTNTSALLGNDVATFPDFPAEIRAPRGTRAGVSGFQVQFANSEIFTPGDTLDALVVMNPAAMVTNIADLRRGGLLIVNEDGFDAKALKLAALTEDPVTEEIEDRYRVFKVPMTKLTRDAVKELGLGMKEADRCKNFFAMGLVYWLFGRSLEPTLRFIDNKFGKKLPDVAAANEKALRAGWAFGETTETFGITYRVAPAKLKPGTYKNMMGNQALAWGLLAAAKRSGKEVFYSGYPITPASDILHELSRYKHFGTRTFQAEDEISACCAAIGAAFGGAMAVTASSGPGIALKAEAMGLGFILELPLIVINVQRGGPSTGLPTKTEQSDLLQAMFNRNGEAPLPIIAAQSPGDCFDAAQEAWRIAVKFMTPVILLSDGYIANGSEPWKVPDVNEMEPIVVTHPPDAAEGDAPFMPYARDENLARPWAIPGTAGLMHRVGGLEKADGSGNVSYDPDNHQLMTDKRAAKIEGIANDIPAQEVFGEESGDVLVISWGGTYGACHTAIERCQREGLSVSHAHIRYMNPMPANLGDLMRSFRKVLVPELNSGQLRMLLRAKYLVDCIGFNKVKGKPFSVSELMDQIHEIADKTNANGQKVG; translated from the coding sequence ATGTCGGTACAACCTGAAGGTCAGCTGATTGCTGACAAGGAAATTTCCGAAGTCGATGGAATCACAGTCCGCTTGGCTGGCGATTCGGGTGACGGCATGCAGTTGCTGGGCACTCAATTGACCAACACCAGCGCGCTGCTTGGCAACGATGTCGCGACGTTCCCCGATTTCCCCGCGGAAATTCGCGCCCCGCGCGGTACACGTGCCGGCGTCAGCGGGTTCCAGGTGCAATTCGCCAACTCCGAAATCTTCACTCCCGGCGACACGCTCGATGCGTTGGTGGTGATGAACCCGGCGGCGATGGTCACCAACATCGCCGACCTACGTCGCGGCGGGCTGTTGATCGTCAACGAGGACGGCTTCGACGCCAAAGCATTGAAACTGGCGGCGCTCACCGAGGATCCGGTCACCGAAGAGATCGAAGATCGCTACCGCGTCTTCAAGGTCCCGATGACCAAACTGACTCGCGATGCCGTCAAAGAACTTGGCCTGGGCATGAAGGAAGCCGATCGCTGCAAGAACTTCTTCGCGATGGGATTGGTCTACTGGTTGTTCGGTCGTTCGCTGGAACCAACCCTGCGTTTCATCGACAACAAGTTTGGCAAGAAGTTGCCCGACGTAGCGGCCGCCAATGAGAAGGCGCTTCGCGCTGGATGGGCGTTCGGTGAAACGACCGAAACCTTCGGGATCACCTACCGCGTCGCACCGGCCAAACTGAAGCCGGGCACCTACAAAAACATGATGGGCAACCAAGCGTTGGCTTGGGGTCTGTTGGCTGCTGCAAAGCGCAGCGGCAAAGAGGTCTTCTACAGCGGCTATCCAATCACGCCGGCTAGCGACATCCTGCACGAACTCAGCCGTTACAAACATTTTGGCACGCGAACGTTCCAAGCCGAAGATGAAATCTCCGCTTGCTGTGCAGCGATCGGTGCCGCCTTTGGCGGCGCGATGGCTGTCACCGCCAGCAGCGGACCGGGCATCGCACTGAAAGCCGAAGCGATGGGCTTGGGCTTCATCTTGGAACTGCCGTTGATCGTGATCAACGTGCAACGCGGCGGTCCCAGCACCGGCTTGCCAACCAAGACCGAACAGAGCGATCTGTTGCAAGCGATGTTCAACCGCAACGGCGAAGCACCGCTGCCGATCATCGCGGCTCAAAGCCCCGGCGACTGCTTCGACGCAGCTCAAGAAGCCTGGCGAATCGCCGTGAAGTTCATGACGCCTGTGATCCTGTTGTCCGATGGATACATCGCCAACGGTAGCGAACCGTGGAAGGTTCCCGACGTCAACGAAATGGAACCGATCGTCGTCACCCATCCGCCCGACGCGGCAGAAGGCGACGCGCCGTTCATGCCATACGCTCGCGACGAAAACCTGGCCCGACCGTGGGCGATCCCCGGCACCGCCGGACTGATGCACCGCGTCGGCGGTCTGGAGAAAGCGGACGGCAGCGGCAACGTCAGCTACGATCCCGACAACCATCAACTGATGACCGACAAACGTGCGGCGAAGATCGAAGGAATCGCTAACGACATTCCCGCTCAAGAAGTCTTCGGCGAGGAATCGGGCGACGTGTTGGTGATCAGCTGGGGTGGAACCTACGGTGCCTGCCACACCGCGATCGAACGCTGCCAACGCGAAGGGCTCAGCGTTTCGCACGCTCACATCCGCTACATGAATCCAATGCCGGCGAACCTTGGCGATCTGATGCGATCGTTCCGCAAGGTGCTGGTCCCCGAATTGAACTCGGGACAATTGCGAATGCTGCTGCGAGCGAAGTACCTGGTCGACTGCATCGGCTTCAACAAGGTCAAAGGCAAGCCGTTCAGCGTTTCGGAACTGATGGATCAAATCCATGAAATCGCTGACAAAACAAACGCCAATGGTCAGAAGGTCGGTTAA
- a CDS encoding 2-oxoacid:ferredoxin oxidoreductase subunit beta — translation MNLPVLKAADFASDQDIRWCPGCGDYSILAQMKKVLPELGIPREKTVFVSGIGCSSRFPYYMNTYGMHSIHGRAPTFATGLKATRPDLSVWVITGDGDALSIGGNHFIHVLRRNLDINVVLFNNRIYGLTKGQYSPTSEEGQVTKSTPMGSIDHPLNPLSVAIAAEATFVARSLDAHVKHLAETLKRAAAHKGTSLVEVYQNCNVFNDGAMAYAQEKSQRLENTIELEHGKPLIFGTDRDKGIRQVGTQLEVVNLKDVAEDDLLFHDEKAMDPSLHFLLSRMRHPVMPEPIGVFRDVEGVATYDEQINDQVAAAKAKHGEADLNALFNSGDTWEVAS, via the coding sequence ATGAACTTACCTGTTCTAAAAGCCGCCGATTTTGCCAGCGACCAAGACATCCGATGGTGCCCCGGATGTGGCGATTATTCGATCCTGGCCCAGATGAAAAAGGTCCTTCCCGAGCTGGGGATTCCCCGCGAGAAGACTGTCTTCGTCAGCGGAATCGGCTGCAGCAGCCGGTTTCCGTATTACATGAACACCTACGGCATGCACAGCATCCACGGCCGTGCACCAACGTTCGCAACGGGCCTAAAGGCGACTCGCCCCGACCTTTCGGTCTGGGTGATCACCGGCGACGGCGACGCGTTGTCGATCGGCGGTAACCACTTCATCCACGTGCTGCGGCGGAACTTGGATATCAACGTCGTCCTGTTCAACAACCGCATCTACGGTCTGACCAAGGGGCAATATTCGCCAACCAGCGAAGAGGGCCAGGTCACCAAGAGCACGCCGATGGGATCGATCGATCACCCATTGAACCCGTTGAGTGTAGCGATCGCCGCCGAAGCGACCTTCGTCGCCCGTTCGCTCGACGCTCACGTTAAGCACTTGGCTGAGACCCTCAAGCGTGCCGCGGCACACAAGGGGACCTCGCTGGTCGAGGTTTATCAGAACTGCAACGTCTTCAACGACGGTGCGATGGCGTACGCTCAAGAGAAGAGCCAGCGTTTGGAGAACACGATCGAACTGGAGCACGGCAAGCCGTTGATCTTCGGCACCGATCGCGACAAGGGAATCCGTCAGGTTGGCACTCAATTGGAAGTCGTCAACTTGAAGGATGTCGCGGAAGACGATCTGTTGTTCCACGACGAAAAGGCGATGGATCCGTCGCTGCACTTCCTGCTCAGCCGCATGCGTCACCCGGTGATGCCTGAACCGATCGGCGTCTTCCGCGACGTCGAAGGCGTTGCGACCTACGACGAACAGATCAACGACCAAGTCGCCGCGGCGAAAGCCAAACATGGCGAAGCGGATCTGAACGCTCTGTTCAATTCGGGCGACACCTGGGAAGTCGCGTCGTAA